The window cGAACACTGCAACATTATTATATGTATTCCTAGGAACGAGGGATGCAAAAGAACAAGAAGTGCTGAAGAGTGACGTTGAAAGGCAAGGGAACACTTTGTAATGCTCATCAAAATCagcatgcatctaattacgtAAATCTCTGGACAAAATTAATCTGAACTTCTTGCCTGCTATGaggaaccaatcaaattgcaagaaCCTTAAAATTCTCCTCTTATGCCAAAGAACAACTAATCTCACCTCAAAGGCATCCACCCATACGGAGAATTTACAACTTGTTGCCCTTCAATTGCCATTAACTTGGGTATACTGGGACCACAAATGTCCAGGTCTACCAGGCCAACCTttataaaacaccaaaaatatatctttgaatattgAGCTCCCCCtgcaacaataatatttattaatgATCTATGAAGATGGCTGCAGTCAATACAAAGGTCTGGAGTACCCCACTGCAAATCTTACAACAGCTCCAATGTTAGCCTACATGTAATTCATATTTTTACACCTAAATTGCGAAACGATCAATCTGTAATTGTAGTTAATTTTAGAAAGAGAATACTGCTTAAGCTACCACACCATGCATTTATACCTCAACTCCACCAATTCATCTCATATTACAATGAGCTACAGTGTAGCTGACACTCCTGATTTAGATCTTAACTGCAAATACCTAAAAAAGGTTTCAAAGTTCAGGACAAAAGTGTTTTCAAAAAGCTTCCCACCATCCACCAGCCTGAGGTTGTTTTGTTACACTCGTGAGTGAGTACACTGTCAATAAATTCAATCACTTGATAAAGATTACCTATGTGATGGAATTGGAAGCTAACCTGCACTTAAAACTCTCAACCCTAAAATTTGATGTTTCTTTACGTTTCAATTTTCCATGGAACAGGATCCAATATCATCTTCTTTTCTATGATAAATTTTGTTAATATCACACGGTACAGATACATTGTgcagtataataattattattatattctaCTCTCTCAGTGTAGCCTATTAGATCCTATTGACATTAATATTGCCCCCCCCCCATCatagtcatcatcattatcatcatcattgttgcCGTCATTGCCATGGTCATCTTTGTTGCTGCCAATTCATCATTATcacagggttttcaataagggCTGGCGGCCAACGAAATTTGCCATCTACATTGTATTAATTGCCCGTAAACTCGCTGCCTACTTTTACTTGGAAgttaccccaaattttacaaataacatGAGAAACATTTGCACAGAACACGAACCTTGGATCAAGACCGTTTTGctcgtgaaaaacaaaaaagacgcCTGAATTCTGAGTAATTTCGGCTGCCATTTCTGTTTTCCCCTTTTGAAGCTTGACAAGATGATATTCGCAAAAGGCCTTTTCAGTCACGACAGACAAAATACATTGCACGCAGGTGTACATAATGCAAAGGAGCCTTAAAGGGGGCTTTGTCACAATATATCTTGCCATCAAACGTACTCTCCATGAATAGAAAAGCCACAATTTAATGATATTAGTGTTGTTTTCAAATACCCTAAGGCTAATTCGTGCTACAAAAAACAGGAAGTGCATTCTAAGGGGCCCAAATTTCACAATTTTCCTGGACCCTTACAAGGTCGTGCCTTCGGCTCTTGGAAAGCACACCTTTGGTGCACATTGCCCACTCTCCACCCACTCCTCTGGTTTTGCCGGCTACTAAAAATTCCTATTGAAAACCCTGTCTCATCATAATCATCAACACCATCACTATCACGGTTAATACCTTTTTACCCATGTTGGAAAAGGCCATGCTCAGAGTTGTGGCTACGCTTGATTTACCAACACCTGCAAAAAGAGGAGGAATATAAACCTTGATAAGAGCTGAAATAACTAAAAAAACTCATCCCAACGAAAGGCTCTTTTGAAAAGATACAACATCACTATGAATGCCTGGGTTCTGTACACTCTTCCCAAAGCTATCCAATGTTTTGGCTTTCTTTTAATTACTTAAGTAGATATTCCATAATTTTTATTAATACTCAATGCTACACAGTCAAGTACATGTACTATGCATATGTATAGTGTAATTCAATTGCTACTGCAGTGACGTGTATTGCATGACTTCCAGCCATACTGTACCTCAACCAATGTGGCTAAAATTAATGTAGTGTACCTCCTTTTCCAGACAGTATAAGAATTTTGTGTTGAATTGCATTCATTCGCAAATCAATCATTTCTTGATCTGGATCCACACCACCTGTTGATAGCAAAAAAGTTATTAAGTTTTAATGCCAATACAATTAAATGAACTCGGTGATGCACTAGAAAAACAACTGATTTTCTCAATTTAGGCTGTGTATACAATCATGTATTATTAATACCATTCACTCTTGCGAGTGAGGCTTaattgacagattttactctgtctaacaccagatgattttaatcATCAACTGAGGGTGTCCTGGGATACCTGAGGGGTCATGATCAATGGCGGGTTAACAAAATAATGGTTCATAACACACTGAATGCAGGAGCAGACCTAAAATTCTCAATAGACAAGGCACAGATAGGGTGCAAGAAACACTGAGAGAGTTAGTACATAACATGGACTGAGTATTACATGTAGGCTGTAAAACTACGTAGGTCAGCACTGCTCAACTAGAACTCAATAAAACTAACTGAAAATAAATACACTGATCCTGCTCACTGATCTTGGGTCCACAGCTGCCCAGTTTTCTCCAGTGACTGTACTTCTATTCAACGAAACAAGCCAAATGGCCAGATTCGTAACAGTTATCACATATTGTTATGTTAATGTACTGTACCTTGCTGACTGCATAGATATTGTCCAGGGCACCCTTGGCAAACGCTGGCTTTTCCTGCTAAAGACTggtaaaaatttgaaaaggaGAATGATTTTGTGTCATTAGTCAATACACTCTAATAACCCTTTCACATCTGAAGCAACCCTCAATTGGATTTTGACAATAATTAGAATGCCAAATGCCAAATACCAAATGTCGAATACTCCTGCCCTTGGTGCCCTGGCTGGACTACTTACTTACGTTAGAATGATGCATGGGGTCAACATTGAAGTTGGACAATGAAGTTGAAAGGGAAACATTAtcaaccattttacagttctgtgcttagCTACCAGGCCTTTGAGTAAAAGCGAGGTTGGAGTTGACGTaatgctttgatacaaacctcattgcttttattatgtaaatcatgttgtaaTACTACCAGTAATGAGTTTCATTTACATCAGAAAAGCAGTACGGTTTGTaattcaaaacaaggtcaattcCAGCctctttttattcaaaggcctggtaccTGAGCAAAGATCGAACTATAAAATGTTGACTATTGTGCAGTTTCATTGTCTCAGGTGGACTAAAGAGGTGACGCCAACCTGTCTGTTCACTCAGAATTTAATCAAGTGAGTGAATAAAGTCTACAATAAGTGCCAAAagggttgagacactttcccctttaaggtaattcccttgaaattgttctactatcaaacttttttgcaaacttggcataattaacattcatgatatgaacatttaaaaaatgcaataaaaaaatggggtcaccgtgcttgtttacgcgtcagcaggctcttaaaatggggtatttttactgttttcgcgttaaaaatttgaatcaccttcatacagaattaagccTTGGTTACTTCTtgaaaagacacaaaattttattttgaaaataaagcttcttttatttacataagcagtaatgcttcatttacgccgactttgattccatggttgtgggaatattgcactttttgggacagttccgtagttagcttgaagtcctcgccttgggtaaaatacaccccggtacggaactgttttccaaaaaaaattcatgttctactatcaaactttttttcttcttcaaatatgttctttattagactgttcttagcaaatacctgaaaaaaaaatcgggggtcaccgtgctcgtttgagagaaaaggagcatttatttcgctattgggtttagtttgagcgaaatctcttacgttttgtatgcgcacgtgctcatgtgcgcgcgctaatgacgcgaaaatcgtgcgcagtagggatgcgcaatgcaatactaaggaattaccttaaggaaATTATCTTGGATAAATCCCTTCCGCAAAGTCTTTCCATAAAACGCCTCCCCCCTCCTCCACACTCCAAAACAATGATGTTTTCTTATCCCCAACTCTTCCTTTTTCTGttaccaacattgaaggggggagGCAGGGAGAGAGGGGGGAgtgcaagtggaaaatgtaacgttaaggtgattttttcctaattgttgtcttcccagttcagtgtctcaactactttttTCGCTTCTTGCAGATTTCACATGACAACCACCACTCAACCCCCACACAAAATACTTTGCTACGGCATAAAGCAGCACGTATGAACAAAGGTGATTGATGCTGCGGTGTGGCATCCGCAATGTTCCGGGGTCGTTGAGAGCCCAATTTCATATTAAAGATGTCCAAAATGCCACATGCTTTAATCAGAGTCTGCTTTAATCACTCTGCTCTAATACGAACATATCTTAATACGAACTAATCACTCTGCTTTAGTCTAATCACTCTGCTTTAATACGAACATATCTTGAACTGAACTTACCGTTTCTGATGGGCAACCTACTGCACTAGCCGTATCGCCATCTGATTCCATGCCCCTCTTACCCCTTTagcaataaatatttatattcgttgacaaaaaaaaattatttgcatggCGTCACGGGGCAACACGCAACATGCTGTTCTAAGAGTCAGCATAATAAAGGATACATGAAGTAGCTGCTTTGTGAGGTAAGCTTGCGTGAGCCCTTGCGTGACGGTTACGTCTTcaatgatttgtttattttaccatATACGTTTTGGGCTTTCTCTCAggcaataatacaataatataATCATTATAATTTGACTCGTCTCTTAGCAAAGAAATTCTCCACTGATCGCCTTCTGCAACTCGTACAATTGACACCATACCCACCCCTCCCTTCAAGATTTGAGGAAAACTTACGCATTCAATTTGACGTAACATTATGCTATAATTAGGGAAGCATGGAATTATTATTGGCAAATGAATAGTCTTCAACTCACCACGCTAAAATTACTTCGATAGACACTATTTTTTTCGTACACATTGCGAGTTTACTTTGGAGGAAATCTGGGACGAGCTATCGAATTTCAACATGGCGGATGCTCTCGTGCTCCTATGCTCCACAGATGGAAAGAGCTTTTCAGTCCCATTTTGAGCCATGAATGATCAGAAATGGTTTTTCAAACATTGCGTCCTTATCTTGGCCGTTTTGCTCTCGGGTTTGCTCTGGGATTCCCGATCGCAGTGACAATAGTAGAGAACGTAGCAAACCTAAAAGGAGTCCATGGAATATCTATGCAGGTATAAATTTTTtcaatggtaatgaatttatgtACCGCACACATCCCATCAGTTTCATGAACAGAATGGCGAGCACGTGGTGGTATGAACAGACGCggtcacgccaaaacgcagactgcagactgtgcagaccgtgctaaccgtaaacaggctaacctgaatgttatttaggcctaattcaggctaaccggattttcattttacagacggtctgcacagtctgcagtctgcgttttcaGTGTCCCGAAcagacgaaacttctaatcgctttatggagcgaaggTTTGGATTTGGCTTCTTCTATTTtcggaagctatccttggttctcttctcgcctcaagcaCAGATGGTGATGACCCACAAGCTTGTAGCTTtaatttttatcgtgtttaaataaaggtcatccatccatccatccataatcgtggcagccacgcgatacggcgccattttgtctcacactgcgaggttaccctgcctattgtatttgaattttcgcagatgtgaacagtaccataattgaataaaattaaatggaGTATAAGCCTGAattatacttcagttgatcataatcaacgttgagtgtgaacacggcttaaggcagcactttctcctcggttattcTTAAGaacctgagtgttgatccgacCAGGGTTGCTTGAGCACCAAACCCGCAATCTCCCGCAAGTATGCCTTTGTATACAAGAGGAATtagcttttgcttttgttttttctcttgtttactttttatgaatagttattttgatatttcaatctttttttaGCCCACATTGAATCCAAAGCCTCATTTCAACAGTGATGTTGTGTTAGTCAACTGCTGGGCTGTTAGAGGGTTTGAAGGAATAAACAGAGGAGATGTTGTAACCCTTGTGTGAGTGTTTCTggctttttttgtaattttttgttttcttatttaaGTATTGTTATGGTATCACTTTAGACTCAGACCAAGATGTTGATTGTGACATGTGAATAATTATTGCTTTGTTCCCATAGAGATCCATCAGATCCTGATGCTGTCCTCATAAAGCGAGTCTTAGGTGTTGAAGGCGATTATGTCAAGTACGTTTATTTATGCATCATTgatattgttgttgttcacaTGACATAATCACAAGTATTCTTTTCTCAAATAAAGTTACATCACACTTACCAGTAAATTCAAATTATTCATAagaaaaattcgagatggttaagcagaagaaacgcatgCGTATCATGCAATCAGAGAAAAATTGCACCATCCAGGGCatgcgcttgatttgaaaacaaaagatttgcgTGTCTCTGACCacaccctattgtttattagccaatcatatacaatccagaattttgatgtgtaatttgcaccaGTGGTATTACACCACTTACacttttttgcactggtgttacacctgaactgcactgctcttagccaattAGAATCGAGTAactttttcatgtatattattagtatacatgaaaaaattagagatggttaagcagaagaaacacaCGCATATCACGCCATGAGGGAAAAATTGTGCCATAAATTGTGCCATCCACGATACGCGCttgacttgaaaacaaaagatttgattagttctgaccaaaccctattgtatattagccaatcataatccagaatttcaatGTGTAATCTGCACtggtgtattacactttttgcactttgttacacttgaactgcactgctttCAGCCATCAGAatctaataattttttcatgtatattattagacATGAAATGATGAAGCCTTGCCTGTGAATAGATCTGTTCTGTTGTGAAGCACGCAGGAAACGAATAGAGCATGAAAAATGTGTAGGGGAAGCGTGAGACGTACATGTGGTGGATGTATTTCGAAGCATTACATGTAGGCtaagattaaccaaaattttggCATGAAAGGTAGTGATTCGatccttcaaaaaaaaaacatttgacatTTGAATTAACCTtttaacacccaaaccggcctaaaccggccagacttttactctgtctaataatacacatgaaaaaattactcgattctgattggctgagagcagtgcagttcaagtgtaacaccagtgcaaaaagtgtaacaccggtgcaaaaagtgtaacaccagtgcaaaaagtgtaacaccagtgcaaattacacatcgtaattctggattttgatttgcagaaagacattgggaaagttgtaggccaatgatctcatgtaaacggcaatgaccaaaattttgtacaaaaactctgaaaaaatttttctcgaatgcgaaaaaagggcttcaagaaacatcttccggcactttttccacgcgaattttttcatgtttgtattattaataagtaatcatacggtttttctcgttcaatttggaattaatttgcacttgtgagtttttgaaaaagctgaaattgcactcgccgaagcggctcgtgcaatttcagctttttcaaaaactcactcgtgcaaattaattccaaattgaactcgaaaccgtatgattacctatactaacgccagacgattttactcttctatggggaacccccgggagtcaatgggttaagtatcTGAGTAAAGAACTGATTCAGTGTTTgaccaaaaaccaaaaaaattcacaCGACATACCAGTAGCCATCAGTCTGTTTGTAATTATCTGATTGGAAGGTTTCAGGCTCCACTCCTGAGAGAAGAGTTCGGATATTTTATACAGTACTAATGTATGCAGACTATCAATCAATGATAGTTAGTTCAGTCTTTCAGTGGCTGTGGCATTATTTTGTTACAGGAATTTTCTCGTCTTTTACTGCAGAAGTTTAAACTacaaaaaaaagattgtttATATTCCAAAAGGCCACTGTTGGGTTGAAGGAGACAATCACTCACACAGTCATGACAGCAATTCTTTTGGCCCAGTGAGTAGACttctatttatttctttattaacATGTACTTGATTTTTtaagttacttacttacttattagAATGTTCGCAGTCCTTTTTGAGTCAGGTGAACTGCCTGCTTGAAGTGCGAGGGGAGAAAGATGATAGATTGAGATATAGGGACTTCACGATCTTCCGTAACTGacgcgttcaaaatctcctgtTGCACGAGCAACAGGAAATTCGGATTGGTCCATTGACAATGGACCGCTGTCAGATTTTTTTGACaagttaataatattattacttctTGTCAGATTGTGACGCCAATCTGTCTTCGATTTTCCCTGGGAAAAGATAACCAGGATATGACTTTTGTTGTTTTGATCCTTTATCCTTTCAAATGCTAACACATTAACCAGCCTTTATGTAAGATTCAGGTTGTTGTGAAATGTAGGAACATTATACAACAACCTTATTTTAATCATTTTCTCCATTCTGTAATCATAAGATCATgtcattaattaaaattaatctaTTTAATAATTTCCTGTAATTAACATAATTAGGTAAATTAccatagagcagttttcaaatgactgtcgaaagtaattacgcgattgcaattgctacgcttagtgattggttaaaaaatctccagccagtttatcaaccattgaaacaaaaccaatcgcgacttgcacgcgcgatttttcccgcgcattgagcaagttacatggaattgctacgaatttggattggtttatTTCGCTGTTTGCaactgctgtgattggtcgaagttattactttggtattggtttatacgacactcaattgaaaaccgctctaacactACCCGCCTAGATTGGCATGCAAATTAGTGCATAAATGAACTTTGAATTTACTTATTATAACTGAATAAACTTGGTTTGAGAAAACCATCGCTCAATTTATGATTACTACGAGGAAGTTCTTGCTGATCGTTGCTTTGTTCAGGTATCTTTGGGTCTGATTCAAGGAAAAGCAACTCATGTTGTCTGGCCTCCAGAAAGATGGCAGCGACTGGAGAATGTTATTCCAGAAGATCGGCTCGTCTATGGAGATGACTCTTTTCTTGAGTCAAGGAGTGTTAAGGATGCACCAGTATTCTTCGAGGCAGGGACCAAAAGAGATGGGCTTTCATACCACAACCAAGGCAAATCGTATACTTATGCAGATGAATCTAGTTCTGTGAGCGAGTTAATCTCTGGACCAATCAGTTGACAAGAGATTTTTATCCCCTCGAAAGGGACTCGTGGCTGAACAACCTAAAAACTGTTGCAGATTTAAAGCTGCAAGCTCTCTTCAGTCTTAAAAGAAATGATGTTTTTTGGtttcagttatttttttctttattttctgtttGGACTGAAAATATTTATACCGTGTTCAAACCAACTAAATCGGTGATACTAAACATGCCTCATTTTACGGACGCATTACACCTTCAGCATctgttcttggttttcacccacgtgacaaggcggatacaatacaatttcttttcgcaaaCTTTCACATAAAAACCAGTAATAGTTTCATAAGCTGTTTCAGTCCTGTATTGTTTAAATTTATCATGCGGCAGATACACCGTGGATGCGAAGACGGGGgaaaacatttttcattcaCATTCGTTTCTTTTCCATTTAACAACTCTAAAAGCGCTCAAGATCGACGAAAATGCCTGAAAATGTAAAATTCGCCATCACTTTCGGTAACCTGTGCACAATTGTTCATTTACCGTCGCTCTGACGTCATCGTTTCAATCGTCTTAGTCTTTGAACTGGTGATTTTTCAATTAATATACACCCCACTCTTGAAACCGTTTTCGTCGAGGTTTCCAGGCATTTAGTGTACCTAACTGGAAAAAGCGCTTCAAAAAGAATAGGTTTCCATACGAAAACTGATTAATCTGGATGAGACCGGAATGACGTGAAGCGCACAAGGAAACCTGTCGCTTCGTTTTGTGCAGACACACGAAACAATGACGCAACGTACAAGTACTGGCGTAAATGCTgttggacgaacaaaaggagatcATTTTTTTATGACATACTACGGACACATTTTAACAAACACATTTAAACCCTACGCACATTAAAATACCTGCGAAGAGATAGCATACATATAATATACATAGAGCTAATTACAGATCTATTGATTTCGTTCACCAACATGACACTGTAGTGATAACGTAAATATTTATTGTCAACGAACGTATGTAACTGTTACAACTTCCTTGCGAACaacttcctttcttcctttgaGAACAGTGAACTTctttagggaaaaaaataagGGAACATTGCTTAATCAAGACTTCATGATATTTTTTTTACGCAGATTGTCGCGTTTGATAGGTTCTCAGTGCGTTACGATCCAGTTAGAGACAATTTTACAGCTACCTCGTTCCCTGGGTCTCTCTTCTTGGATCATAGAAACGAGGTTGATTTTGACACATTCACAGATAATTTACTGGCTTCCTCTGAATTCCCCCTTTTGTATTACACTTGATGTGGCAAGCTCTTCGCCGATCCAAAGAAGTATTCTTTTTAtgctttttgtgaaattttctATATTAAATCAATGAATGTCGTTCCACACATTGAAAAACTCCAGTTATGGCTTGGGTCAATATTTTCCTCTTAAGCCCAAGCGCTATGCGTCATAAGTGTCTCTTTGgaaatatttctttcttccGGACTTTTCCTGACTCAGTGATACAAAAGCCTCGTTTACTTGTAATTCTCGTTAAATTTATATAtatggttttttttcttgttcgaatatttcgtcaggcacggcttGAAATATTGggagaataaaaaatataaatcctCACAGGTACAGCCAGCCTTGCATCGTTTTGTTGCTAGACCACCAATTATTTGCTGCTGAGATCTCCCAAGATCTACTgttgttcagctggcccttgcataaaaaCTTATCAGACAAGCCTTTTATCGCTTTCCTGCTTGTAAGAGATTATTTTCGTAACCCGG of the Montipora capricornis isolate CH-2021 chromosome 7, ASM3666992v2, whole genome shotgun sequence genome contains:
- the LOC138057554 gene encoding mitochondrial inner membrane protease subunit 2-like isoform X1, which encodes MVFQTLRPYLGRFALGFALGFPIAVTIVENVANLKGVHGISMQPTLNPKPHFNSDVVLVNCWAVRGFEGINRGDVVTLVDPSDPDAVLIKRVLGVEGDYVKNFLVFYCRSLNYKKKIVYIPKGHCWVEGDNHSHSHDSNSFGPVSLGLIQGKATHVVWPPERWQRLENVIPEDRLVYGDDSFLESRSVKDAPVFFEAGTKRDGLSYHNQGKSYTYADESSSVSELISGPIS
- the LOC138057554 gene encoding mitochondrial inner membrane protease subunit 2-like isoform X2, translating into MVFQTLRPYLGRFALGFALGFPIAVTIVENVANLKGVHGISMQPTLNPKPHFNSDVVLVNCWAVRGFEGINRGDVVTLVDPSDPDAVLIKRVLGVEGDYVKSLNYKKKIVYIPKGHCWVEGDNHSHSHDSNSFGPVSLGLIQGKATHVVWPPERWQRLENVIPEDRLVYGDDSFLESRSVKDAPVFFEAGTKRDGLSYHNQGKSYTYADESSSVSELISGPIS